A single Natronorubrum sediminis DNA region contains:
- a CDS encoding MTH865 family protein: MADESEIREQMVDAFEEADYPISSPMDLVPALPNGPGTKFESGDFSMTAMELNTKTSGGEFPYDDAESFVDDIIEDLKEQGEL, translated from the coding sequence ATGGCAGACGAATCCGAAATCCGCGAGCAAATGGTCGATGCATTCGAAGAAGCTGATTACCCAATCTCGAGTCCAATGGACCTCGTCCCGGCCCTGCCGAACGGCCCAGGGACGAAATTCGAGTCGGGAGATTTCTCGATGACTGCGATGGAACTGAACACGAAGACCTCGGGCGGTGAATTCCCGTACGACGACGCCGAGTCGTTCGTCGACGACATCATCGAGGACCTCAAAGAACAGGGCGAACTGTAG
- a CDS encoding cobyric acid synthase, translating into MSRTLLVAGTASHVGKSTIAAGLCRLLADRGVSVAPFKGQNMSNNARVVVRAEGASDETASRPVETQQGQQSQQGQREQQPQQRQQPQREQQGQQGQGGTQAQRDQWGEIGVSQFVQARAARMTPTTDCNPVLLKPRGDGESQLVVQGVAHEHVPAGTYYDDYWEDARAAAERSYRRLASEHEVVIAEGAGSIGEINLHDRDLANVETAQFADADILLLVDIERGGAFASLYGTIELLPDSLRERVVGAVITKFRGDPSLLEPGIEEIEAKTGVPILGVVPYDDPGLPEEDSVGLPATDERGLLGDDDGVPADRRLRVAVPRLPRISNATDLEALADEPGVSVAFVPLEERAVEDELADADAVVLPGSKNTVDDLHRLHDVEFGVALERFDGPIVGLCGGYQMLGERITNASLEGTGTADVVDGFGLLPVETEFEAGKHLEQTALTVDGDGSRLLDGVDGPALGYEIHAGRTRVTAPVGQPIGDSSAAQGSVLGTYLHGLFDNESVRSAFLSAVAEDAGIDRQMRMAADDESGGDSAGTNGSTPYGQAATLVEEHIDLEALGEPFDR; encoded by the coding sequence ATGTCACGAACCCTTCTCGTCGCCGGGACGGCGAGCCACGTCGGCAAGTCTACAATCGCCGCCGGTCTCTGTCGATTGCTCGCCGATCGAGGCGTCTCGGTCGCCCCCTTCAAGGGACAGAACATGAGCAACAACGCCCGCGTCGTCGTTCGAGCCGAAGGCGCGTCGGACGAGACCGCTAGTCGGCCCGTCGAGACACAGCAGGGCCAGCAGTCACAGCAGGGACAACGAGAACAGCAGCCACAGCAGAGACAGCAGCCACAGCGGGAACAGCAGGGCCAGCAGGGACAGGGTGGAACGCAGGCTCAGCGTGACCAGTGGGGAGAGATCGGCGTTTCGCAATTCGTTCAGGCTCGAGCGGCCCGGATGACGCCCACGACGGACTGCAACCCGGTGTTGCTCAAACCTCGCGGCGACGGCGAAAGTCAACTCGTCGTACAGGGGGTGGCCCACGAGCACGTCCCGGCCGGCACCTACTACGACGACTACTGGGAAGACGCGCGCGCCGCGGCCGAACGCTCCTATCGCCGCCTCGCGAGCGAACACGAGGTCGTGATCGCGGAAGGAGCTGGGAGCATCGGCGAGATCAATCTCCACGATCGCGACCTCGCGAACGTCGAGACGGCGCAGTTTGCCGACGCCGATATTCTCCTGCTCGTCGACATCGAACGCGGCGGGGCGTTCGCCAGCCTCTATGGCACCATCGAACTCCTGCCCGACTCGCTTCGCGAGCGGGTCGTCGGCGCGGTCATCACCAAATTCAGAGGCGATCCATCGCTGCTCGAGCCCGGAATCGAGGAAATCGAAGCGAAAACCGGCGTGCCAATTTTGGGCGTCGTTCCTTACGACGATCCGGGCCTGCCAGAAGAAGACAGCGTCGGGCTTCCAGCGACGGACGAACGCGGTTTGCTCGGCGACGACGACGGCGTTCCGGCGGACCGACGGCTCAGAGTCGCTGTCCCTCGCCTTCCCCGGATTTCCAACGCGACGGACCTCGAGGCGCTGGCCGACGAACCGGGCGTTTCCGTCGCGTTCGTGCCGCTCGAGGAGCGTGCAGTCGAGGACGAACTCGCAGACGCCGACGCCGTCGTGTTGCCAGGGTCGAAAAATACCGTCGACGACCTTCACAGACTCCACGACGTGGAATTCGGAGTCGCACTCGAGCGTTTCGACGGGCCGATCGTCGGTCTCTGTGGGGGCTACCAAATGCTCGGCGAACGGATCACGAACGCATCGCTCGAGGGCACCGGGACGGCCGACGTCGTCGACGGGTTCGGGCTACTTCCAGTCGAGACTGAATTCGAGGCGGGAAAACACCTCGAGCAAACGGCTCTCACCGTCGACGGCGACGGATCAAGGCTTCTCGACGGCGTCGACGGGCCGGCATTGGGGTACGAGATCCACGCCGGACGGACGCGCGTAACAGCACCCGTGGGCCAACCGATCGGCGACTCGAGTGCCGCGCAGGGATCGGTTCTCGGCACGTATCTCCACGGTCTCTTCGACAACGAGTCGGTTCGATCGGCATTCCTTTCGGCGGTGGCCGAGGACGCCGGTATCGACCGGCAGATGAGGATGGCTGCCGACGACGAATCCGGTGGAGATTCGGCTGGCACGAACGGGTCGACACCTTACGGCCAGGCTGCGACACTCGTGGAAGAACACATCGACCTCGAGGCACTCGGCGAACCGTTCGATCGGTAA
- a CDS encoding ABC transporter ATP-binding protein, with amino-acid sequence MSVIQVDGLAKSYGTVDAVDEMAFAVERGELYGFLGPNGAGKTTTIRVLTGQIQPDSGTVSVLGTDPTAEPIETRHRVGILPEQGSPPSFLTPREFLEFVGDVRGLEPDRVAEQTARWAERLGFESKLDTLHTDLSRGQQQKVMISQAFLHEPDVVFIDEPLANLDPLVQEQVKRFLVSYAAGDNAVFVSTHNIDVAEEICTRVGIVTDGRIVTERSLEGDSSADSVDCEPLGDDSLLDVFLERVEGEDVRDAPSLEGLEAPAKR; translated from the coding sequence ATGAGTGTGATACAGGTCGACGGGTTGGCGAAGTCCTACGGAACTGTCGATGCGGTAGACGAAATGGCGTTCGCCGTCGAGCGGGGCGAACTCTACGGCTTTCTCGGACCAAACGGGGCCGGAAAGACGACGACAATTCGCGTGCTCACGGGCCAGATTCAGCCGGATTCGGGGACGGTCAGCGTGCTCGGAACCGACCCCACTGCAGAACCGATCGAAACCCGACACCGGGTCGGCATCCTCCCCGAACAGGGCTCCCCGCCGAGTTTCCTGACGCCACGGGAGTTCCTCGAGTTCGTCGGCGACGTGCGCGGACTCGAGCCCGACAGAGTCGCCGAACAAACGGCTCGCTGGGCCGAGCGACTCGGGTTCGAGAGCAAACTCGACACGCTCCACACGGACCTCTCGCGGGGGCAACAACAGAAGGTGATGATCTCGCAGGCGTTCCTCCACGAACCCGACGTCGTCTTCATCGACGAACCCCTCGCGAATCTCGATCCACTCGTCCAGGAACAGGTCAAACGGTTCCTCGTCTCCTACGCGGCCGGCGACAACGCCGTCTTCGTCTCGACGCACAACATCGACGTCGCGGAAGAAATCTGCACGCGCGTCGGCATCGTCACCGACGGCCGCATCGTCACCGAACGCTCGCTCGAGGGCGATTCGAGCGCTGACAGCGTTGACTGCGAGCCACTCGGCGACGACTCGCTCCTGGACGTCTTCCTCGAGCGCGTCGAGGGCGAGGACGTTCGCGACGCACCGTCGCTCGAGGGACTCGAAGCGCCCGCCAAAAGATGA
- a CDS encoding ZIP family metal transporter, with protein MAVEGIGLVIVAGLFTAVVCGVGTLPFFVVDEISDRVTVVLWGLAGGIMLFASLFGFVVEGLEEGSLVQVGAGLAVGIGLVIVADRVIANHEFEPRDMPDADFKKLVLIVGVLTVHSFPEGVALGVAFADLGVDGDLVLAGLAVPGLAVFITVAISIQNIPEGLAVAIPLHSYGLPNWKLFGWAVFSSLPQPVAAGIAYVFVTVARDFLPFGFGFAAGAMIYLVLHDIFPEGLAYGEDLPGNGRRELLVGVVLGVVIMLPVMLLTG; from the coding sequence ATGGCCGTCGAAGGCATTGGACTTGTTATCGTTGCAGGGCTCTTCACGGCTGTCGTCTGTGGAGTCGGAACGCTCCCGTTTTTCGTCGTCGACGAGATCAGCGACAGGGTGACCGTCGTTCTCTGGGGACTCGCGGGCGGTATCATGCTGTTCGCGTCGCTGTTCGGCTTCGTCGTCGAAGGTCTCGAGGAGGGATCGCTCGTGCAGGTCGGTGCTGGCCTCGCCGTCGGCATCGGCCTCGTCATCGTCGCCGATCGAGTTATCGCGAATCACGAGTTCGAACCACGAGACATGCCTGACGCCGACTTCAAAAAGCTCGTCCTCATCGTCGGCGTGTTAACAGTTCACAGCTTTCCGGAGGGCGTCGCCCTCGGTGTCGCGTTCGCCGATCTGGGGGTCGACGGCGACCTCGTCCTCGCCGGACTCGCCGTGCCGGGCCTCGCCGTCTTTATCACGGTCGCGATTTCGATCCAGAACATCCCCGAAGGCCTCGCCGTCGCGATTCCCTTACACAGCTACGGTCTCCCCAACTGGAAGCTCTTCGGCTGGGCCGTCTTCTCGAGTCTCCCCCAACCCGTCGCAGCGGGAATCGCGTACGTCTTCGTCACCGTCGCGCGGGATTTCTTGCCGTTCGGCTTCGGATTCGCCGCGGGGGCGATGATCTACCTCGTGCTCCACGACATCTTCCCGGAGGGGCTCGCCTACGGCGAGGATCTGCCCGGAAACGGTCGCCGAGAGTTACTGGTCGGCGTCGTCCTCGGCGTCGTGATCATGCTCCCGGTCATGTTGCTTACAGGCTGA
- a CDS encoding universal stress protein has translation MHLLVPMDDSEPAQDALEHAVTMFPDAEITALNVVNPSASMYGGDAAYNIERVLELEEENAENLLESARSVAEERDATISTETVRGTPARRIVEFAEEEAVDQIVIGSHGRSGVSRVLLGSVAEQVVRRSPVPVTVVR, from the coding sequence ATGCACCTCTTGGTTCCGATGGACGACTCCGAACCGGCACAGGACGCGCTCGAGCACGCCGTAACGATGTTTCCGGACGCTGAAATCACCGCGCTGAACGTCGTCAACCCCTCGGCGTCGATGTACGGCGGCGACGCAGCGTACAACATCGAACGAGTGCTCGAGTTAGAAGAGGAAAACGCCGAGAACCTCCTCGAAAGCGCTCGGTCGGTCGCCGAGGAGCGCGACGCGACGATTTCGACCGAAACCGTCCGGGGCACTCCGGCGAGACGTATCGTCGAGTTCGCCGAGGAGGAGGCTGTCGACCAGATTGTGATCGGTAGCCACGGCCGTTCCGGCGTCTCTCGCGTTCTCCTGGGGAGCGTCGCCGAGCAAGTCGTTCGTCGCTCGCCGGTACCGGTGACGGTCGTCAGATAG
- a CDS encoding cob(I)yrinic acid a,c-diamide adenosyltransferase produces MSDEQSADSVIDQTPGQGRTPEAESIEPDAPDEFGLVQVWWGDGKGKTTATLGMGVRAAGHGYRVHVLQFMKGGASSVEAVRGEYNAIEALPGISYENLGHYGWHGMADGSDEADHEREARAGFERALELLEGATEADLSEPLDLDAPPETGAHMLILDEILYAVDRDLLSEADVHDLLDAKPDGLELVLSGSHSEPTYLTERADLVTNVRKVKHPIDDGQRARQGTEF; encoded by the coding sequence ATGAGCGACGAACAGTCTGCTGATTCGGTGATCGACCAGACGCCGGGCCAGGGGCGAACACCCGAAGCTGAATCGATCGAACCCGACGCACCCGACGAGTTCGGCCTCGTGCAAGTCTGGTGGGGCGACGGCAAAGGAAAGACGACGGCCACACTCGGTATGGGTGTCCGCGCCGCCGGACACGGTTATCGAGTTCACGTCCTTCAGTTCATGAAAGGCGGCGCCTCGAGCGTCGAGGCCGTCCGCGGCGAGTATAACGCCATCGAGGCCCTGCCCGGCATCAGCTACGAGAACCTCGGTCACTACGGCTGGCACGGAATGGCCGACGGCAGCGATGAAGCAGACCACGAACGAGAGGCTCGAGCCGGCTTCGAGCGTGCCCTCGAGTTGCTCGAGGGGGCGACCGAAGCGGATCTCTCCGAACCACTCGACCTCGACGCACCACCCGAAACGGGTGCTCACATGCTGATTTTAGACGAAATTCTCTACGCCGTCGACCGTGACCTGCTCAGCGAGGCGGACGTCCACGACCTGCTCGACGCGAAGCCGGACGGCCTCGAGCTCGTCCTCTCCGGAAGCCACAGCGAACCAACCTACCTGACGGAGCGCGCCGATCTGGTCACCAACGTCAGAAAGGTGAAACACCCGATCGACGACGGCCAGCGTGCACGACAGGGGACCGAGTTTTAG
- a CDS encoding winged helix-turn-helix domain-containing protein, with amino-acid sequence MSLEYSASGETPDTERVIGVLDDADCRAIIAILEEPKTASEIADEAELPLSTAYRKLDRLTDAELVSETAGVRRGRHQTARYVATFDRIAITLDDDREFRVDVEHSRAHSLGLWSTLTQVF; translated from the coding sequence ATGTCACTCGAGTACTCCGCGTCCGGCGAGACACCCGACACCGAGCGGGTTATCGGCGTCCTCGACGACGCCGACTGCCGGGCGATCATCGCGATACTCGAGGAGCCAAAGACAGCCTCCGAGATTGCAGACGAAGCCGAGTTGCCGCTCTCGACGGCGTATCGAAAATTGGATCGGTTGACAGATGCCGAGTTGGTGAGCGAAACGGCTGGCGTGCGACGTGGTCGCCACCAGACGGCGCGGTACGTGGCGACGTTCGACCGAATCGCGATCACGCTCGACGACGATCGGGAGTTCCGCGTCGACGTCGAACACTCGAGGGCCCACTCGCTCGGTCTCTGGTCGACGCTCACGCAGGTGTTCTGA